Proteins co-encoded in one Periophthalmus magnuspinnatus isolate fPerMag1 chromosome 20, fPerMag1.2.pri, whole genome shotgun sequence genomic window:
- the LOC117388265 gene encoding toll-like receptor 13: protein MFFLSLLLVLLPPPSLFYSLKNCTADFYDQTKIDCTKNDLTTIPSDIPKSATLIALTKNRIQTIRQTDLRGFTQLKTLRLRNNHISLIEDGAFIDLSSLTHLNLAVNNLENLTDNMFKGLSNLIFLDLSFNLFRNISKFVFEPLNSLEELYMSEVYPVDLTNIISHTPSIRILSGDVQSFEDKLCPFPLLNLTTLQLNDRSLKKFSVHSNVLPQLKYLILWSDSVEFEWDVPNKAVLKSLRHLIFADPGLTTERYLSILQSVDSVEFLEFNSQRSPFYQSVMDAACTIPSLQKLGITLTYLPMINDSYLQSCSNLTELFFYINSMRELSESSLRMLTRLTRLNIEKNDLARIPTAIRNLSTLTHLSFQSNHITKLQCSDFFNLPMLTELNLNSNKISKLKKCVLKELKNIKVLYLENNAFSTLDNTFGISFPNLANFSAEENYLVLVHKETFNNMLNLTDLNIKSKSATNVENGAFDGLLNLRHLTFSQKYQSGGVISGLGHLERLVVFISTNEQTVVSKPMTFNISSLQELTIEVDRNVCIDQALCNLHNMTNLQVFSLDTFCCYIPSDTFLEAPHLQNVTITNCVEFSPDPDLFKTISELKFLDLSHNKIQNLNFFSTSTLTKLEKLILRNNKLRIINETIFETLPSLKYLDLSENPFACDCSNAGFIIWVIKNKQVQVVNAFQYRCSSPLSLDGQFLLDFKVQLCWEGTRLFCFLFSSGLVLFTLLSSFIYHFMRWRLVYGFYLLQAFLYDSKKKKQESPSVYDAFVSYNVHNEDWVYGELVPELEEQQGWKLCLHHRDFQPGKPIIENVTDAIYSSRKTLCVISSHYLQSEWCSREIQLASFRLFDEKKDVLILLFLEELSSNQLSPFYQIRKLVKSHTYLSWNQARGSKALFWEKVQRALESGHNPVANPNPHATNL from the exons ATGTTTTTTCTGTCACTTCTGTTGGTGCTTCTGCCGCCTCCATCactcttttactctttaaagaACTGCACAGCCGACTTCTATGACCAAACTAAAATAGACTGTACAAAAAATGACTTGACCACAATTCCCTCTGACATTCCCAAAAGTGCTACTCTGATAGCTCTGACTAAAAACCGCATCCAGACAATCAGACAGACTGATCTGAGAGGCTTCACACAACTTAAGACTTTACGTTTAAGAAATAACCATATTTCACTCATAGAGGACGGGGCTTTTATAGATCTATCATCATTAACTCATCTGAATCTGGCGGTAAATAATTTAGAAAACCTGACAGACAACATGTTTAAGGGACTGTCCAACTTGATTTTTCTTGATTTGTCATTTAATCTTTTTAGAAACATTTCAAAGTTTGTGTTTGAGCCTTTGAATTCACTGGAGGAACTGTACATGTCTGAGGTTTACCCTGTGGATTTGACTAATATAATTTCTCACACTCCGTCTATAAGGATTTTATCCGGAGATGTACAATCATTTGAAGACAAACTTTGTCCATTCCCTCTCCTGAACCTTACAACGTTGCAGTTGAATGACAGGTCACTAAAAAAGTTCAGTGTTCACTCTAATGTTTTGCCTCAGTTAAAATATCTTATTTTATGGAGTGACAGTGTTGAATTTGAATGGGATGTACCAAATAAAGCAGTTTTGAAAAGCTTGAGGCATTTAATTTTTGCTGATCCAGGATTAACAACAGAGAGATATCTGTCCATTTTACAAAGTGTTGATTCAGTGGAGTTTCTTGAGTTCAACAGTCAAAGAAGTCCATTTTACCAAAGTGTGATGGATGCAGCGTGCACTATTCCATCTTTACAGAAGTTGGGAATAACGTTAACATACTTACCTATGATAAATGACTCTTACCTACAGTCCTGTTCTAATCTCACTGAactgtttttttacataaattcaATGCGGGAGCTATCAGAGTCCTCCCTCCGAATGTTAACACGTCTCACAAGACTCAACATAGAGAAAAATGATTTAGCCCGAATACCCACAGCCATCAGAAACCTATCCACCCTCACACATCTGTCCTTTCAATCCAACCACATTACAAAACTTCAGTgttcagatttttttaatttgccaATGTTAACAGAACTGAATCTTAATTCCAACAAAAtttctaaacttaaaaaatgtgtattgaaGGAGCTTAAGAATATAAAAGTACTTTATCTTGAAAATAATGCTTTTTCTACTTTAGACAATACTTTTGGAATCAGTTTTCCCAATTTGGCCAATTTCAGTGCTGAAGAAAACTACCTTGTCTTAGTTCACAAAGAAACTTTTAATAACATGTTAAATCTTAcagatttaaacataaaatcaaaatcagcaACTAATGTGGAGAACGGTGCTTTTGATGGACTTTTGAATCTGAGACATTTGACTTTTTCTCAAAAGTACCAAAGTGGAGGCGTTATTTCAGGTTTGGGACATCTGGAACGTCTTGTTGTGTTCATCTCAACTAACGAACAAACTGTGGTCTCAAAGCCAATGACTTTTAACATTTCTTCTCTTCAAGAGTTAACCATCGAAGTGGACAGAAACGTGTGTATTGATCAGGCTCTGTGTAATCTTCACAACATGACAAATCTACAGGTGTTTTCGCTGGACACATTTTGCTGTTACATTCCTTCAGACACATTTTTGGAAGCTCCGCACTTACAAAACGTCACAATTACCAACTGTGTGGAGTTTAGTCCAGACCCGGACCTGTTCAAAACAATTTCAGAATTAAAATTTCTAGACTTGTCTCAcaataaaattcaaaatttgaattttttctcTACATCTACTCTAACCAAACTGGAAAAATTGATTTTAAGAAACAATAAGTTACGAATCATCAATGAGACAATTTTTGAGACTCTTCCTTCACTGAAATACCTCGACTTGTCTGAGAACCCATTTGCATGTGACTGTTCAAATGCAGGGTTCATTATATGGGtgatcaaaaacaaacaggttcAAGTGGTCAATGCTTTTCAGTACAGATGCTCCTCTCCTTTGTCTCTAGATGGACAGTTTCTGCTAGACTTTAAAGTGCAGTTGTGCTGGGAGGGGACTAGGCTCTTCTGCTTCCTGTTtagctctggtctggtcctgttcACTCTCCTCTCATCGTTCATCTATCACTTTATGCGCTGGCGACTGGTCTATGGCTTCTATCTGCTGCAGGCTTTTCTCTATGACAgtaaaaagaagaaacaagaaaGTCCTAGTGTCTATGATGCATTTGTGTCCTACAATGTTCACAATGAGGACTGGGTTTACGGAGAGTTAGTTCCTGaactggaggagcagcagggatGGAAGCTGTGTCTGCACCATCGTGACTTTCAACCAG GGAAACCGATCATTGAGAACGTCACAGACGCCATCTACAGCAGCAGAAAGACTCTGTGTGTGATCAGCAGCCACTACCTCCAGAGTGAGTGGTGCTCCCGGGAGATTCAGTTGGCCAG CTTCCGTCTGTTCGATGAGAAGAAGGATGTGCTGATCCTGTTGTTTCTGGAGGAGCTCTCATCCAATCAACTGAGTCCATTCTACCAAATCAGGAAGTTAGTGAAGAGCCACACATATCTGAGCTGGAACCAGGCCCGTGGGAGTAAGGCACTGTTCTGGGAGAAAGTCCAAAGAGCTCTGGAGAGTGGACACAACCCTGTGGCCAACCCCAACCCACATGCTACTAACCTGTAA